The Deinococcus wulumuqiensis R12 genome has a window encoding:
- the lspA gene encoding signal peptidase II — protein sequence MPGAQNVTRILPVVPTAPRRFPLWFPPVLALVLIALDQWLKAWAVGHLLLGADPIPVIPGLLDWELTYNTGAAWSMFSGSAGLLALGRLLVGLAILGYLLWKPQNRFLTVVLSLIAAGAVGNAIDGLRQGKVTDMIHSPLLSAVTEAINGSRFPIFNIADMYVVGGTLLLLVASFLPDAEQKKTAPET from the coding sequence GTGCCGGGCGCCCAGAACGTGACCCGTATACTGCCGGTCGTGCCCACCGCCCCGCGCCGTTTTCCCCTGTGGTTTCCGCCTGTTCTTGCCCTGGTGCTGATCGCGCTCGACCAGTGGCTCAAGGCCTGGGCCGTAGGGCATCTGCTGCTGGGGGCCGACCCGATTCCGGTGATTCCGGGGTTGCTGGACTGGGAACTGACCTACAACACCGGAGCGGCCTGGAGCATGTTCAGCGGCAGCGCGGGCCTGCTCGCCCTCGGGCGCCTTCTGGTCGGGCTGGCGATTCTGGGCTACCTACTCTGGAAGCCGCAAAACCGGTTTCTGACGGTGGTTCTTTCGCTCATCGCGGCGGGCGCCGTCGGCAACGCCATCGACGGTCTGCGCCAGGGCAAAGTGACCGACATGATTCACTCGCCGCTGCTGAGCGCAGTGACCGAAGCCATCAACGGCAGCCGCTTTCCCATTTTCAATATCGCCGACATGTACGTGGTCGGCGGCACCCTGCTGCTGCTGGTCGCCAGCTTCCTGCCGGACGCCGAACAGAAAAAGACCGCTCCGGAAACGTAA